A genomic window from Lotus japonicus ecotype B-129 chromosome 1, LjGifu_v1.2 includes:
- the LOC130727897 gene encoding transcription factor bHLH63-like: protein MLHCLNTPGSLAGNCSDMTVLERQRIKLPQGNGFNCVFPSSSSSDSGSSLAEVVAQAHYIKFHMPPAGPEPSPASGPDLNSAISRTFSCPPTLVEAKANEFFSIKKESYKKRKSDKPHNPKIVAENDSKDKRIKVDSEDGESNITGKISIKDNKTATKSKNRGTCANSSNSKENEDQKLDYIHVRARRGQATDSHSLAERVRREKISERMKYLQDLVPGCNKITGKAGMLDEIINYVQSLQRQVEFLSMKLATVNPALEFNSDDLFDKVVFPSCDSTFPAINLTNPATYLQFNSPPQQMVSYGGLDTGMNMNPSDVGLRRTISAPVSVPETFIDSSCYTQILPPTTWESDFQNLYNLNFDQARATSFP from the exons ATGTTGCACTGTCTCAATACACCGGGAAGTCTTGCTGGGAACTGCTCCGACATGACGGTGTTGGAAAGGCAACGGATCAAGTTGCCACAAGGAAACGGGTTCAATTGTGTgttcccttcttcttcttcttctgattctggTTCTTCACTTGCTGAGGTAGTTGCTCAGGCTCACTACATCAAGTTTCATATGCCACCAGCTGGGCCTGAACCTTCTCCTGCTTCTGGGCCTGATTTGAATTCTGCAATTTCAAGGACTTTCAGCTGTCCACCTACTCTGGTAGAAGCTAAAGCCAATGAATTTTTCTCAATTAAGAAAGAGAGTTATAAGAAGAGGAAATCTGATAAGCCTCACAACCCCAAG ATTGTTGCAGAAAATGATAGTAAAGACAAGAGGATCAAAGTGGATTCTGAAGATGGGGAATCCAATATCACAGGGAAGATCAGCATCAAGGATaacaaaaccgccacaaaaagtAAAAACAGGGGAACCTGTGCAAATAGTTCAAATTCAAAGGAAAATGAGGATCAAAAGCTAGACTACATTCATGTGCGAGCACGTCGTGGCCAAGCCACTGATAGCCATAGCTTAGCTGAAAGA GTTAGAAGGGAAAAAATTAGTGAGAGAATGAAGTATTTACAAGATTTGGTTCCCGGTTGCAACAAAATTACAGGAAAAGCTGGAATGCTTGATGAAATCATCAACTATGTTCAGTCTCTTCAACGACAAGTTGAG TTCTTGTCAATGAAATTAGCTACTGTCAACCCAGCCCTTGAATTCAATAGTGATGATCTGTTTGACAAAGTG GTGTTTCCTTCTTGTGATTCAACTTTTCCAGCTATAAACTTGACTAACCCTGCCACCTATCTTCAATTCAATTCACCACCACAGCAAATGGTTTCTTATGGAGGATTAGATACCGGGATGAACATGAACCCTTCCGATGTAGGGCTTCGAAGGACCATAAGTGCCCCGGTATCAGTACCTGAGACATTTATTGACTCCTCTTGTTACACT CAAATTCTACCCCCCACAACATGGGAAAGTGATTTTCAAAACCTTTACAACTTGAATTTTGATCAAGCACGAGCAACATCCTTTCCTTGA
- the LOC130712442 gene encoding formin-like protein 20, with protein sequence MKIRKMPSSPPPSAASTFALHHHYRDRHYPPLSSPPPPTPPPYDQHHPPPPLPLPAPSPTPTPPLTLPPPPYRHHDHCPPPPPPSTADTTTAIAADTITIDPPPPPPPSTVATTINTTTLPLPTPPLLPHSHKNHRSPPPPPPPYYHQHPTATITNALLHYHHNHHHPTAATTTSSTPPPQPPRYR encoded by the exons ATGAAGATAAGAAAAATG ccatcatcaccaccaccctccgcTGCTTCCACATtcgccctccaccaccactaccgtGATCGCCACTATCCTCCACTGtcatcgccaccaccgccaACACCACCACCCTACGACCagcaccaccctccaccaccactaccattgCCGGCACCATCACCGACGCCAACGCCACCACTgacactgccaccaccaccctaccgCCACCATGACCACtgtcctcctccaccaccaccctccactgcTGACACCACCACCGCCATTGCTGCTGATACCATCACTATCGATCCTCCACCCCCACCGCCACCTTCCACTGTCGCCACCACCATCAACACCACCACCCTACCGCTGCCGACACCACCATTATTACCCCATAGCCATAAGAACCATCgttctcctccaccaccaccaccaccctactaCCACCAACACCCTACTGCCACTATAACCAACGCCCTCCTCCACTACcatcacaaccaccaccaccctactgccgccaccaccacctcgtCGACACCACCACCCCAACCACCGCGCTACCGCTGA